The nucleotide window TCTGCTGGGGCTGGCTGATCCACTGGAGCTGTATGATGACGTGGTGACCGGACACTGGGCCTTCTGATGGACCAAGACCTCTGACTGAATGATTACAACCTCAGTATCACTCTTGGACCCAGGAAGCACATTATTTGAATGGTCATCTGTGGAAGGGTGTGGAGGAGACATCGGTCtctcatttctgacttttttacGTCGCTTTCTTTTTCCAGAGATAAGTGGATCATTTAGCGACTTCATGAAGGTTGCCTTTGTTGTCTGAGACTCATCACCACCTTCATATCCAAATACAGAATCATCTTTTACCTCATGGGCTGGCAAGACTGTTGATTTTGAGTTATCATATTTAACAAACTTCTCCCATTTGACATATTTCTGCACATCCACTTCAGAAGGGATGGCCAAGTCACAGGGTCTCTGTTTCCACGTATCTACAGAATAATCTGCTTTAGAAATTATGAAGTCAGAATTCTcacttgttttactttctttgctttttttgaaaGAAGTCAATACTCTCAGCTCAGGAGGAGGTAGGTATTGAGACAGCTCCTGCTGGCGAGTCAGAGAGGGTGCGGAATACCTCCTGAAGCTCCTTTTCATCGGGCGAGTGTTCATCTTCTGCTTGTTATAGAGCAGCCTGTTTGCAGCGCAGGCTACTGACAGAGAAGGGTCAAGACACAGGGGTTCGGCGGTGGCCAAGATCAGCTGGCTCTCAAGCAACAGTTTCTCTTCCTCGGTCCACTGCTGGCCGTCGCTGGTTATGGACTGCATGTCGCAGGCTAAGGTCTGCATCGTGGGGCGCAGGAGAACGTGCCTGGTCTGGTAGCCGGCAGGCTCCCCGTGGCTGCACTGCCTGTAGTCCCGTACCTGTGCTATGACACACCCACAGTGGAAAATGTTAACCTGAGATTGTTCCAGGAGATCCACCAGGGCAGGAGGCAACTCTTCAGCATCCAGGTATTCGAGCAGCTCGCCTTCCTCGTAAGGCAGCCGAATGGTCTCCGAGCAGGAGCCCTGCTTCCCCTCCAGCATCAGCGAATATCCCTCCCCTCCTGGGTGTAGGTTGACCACTAAACACGCCAACGACTCTCTCCTAACCAGCTTCTCTAACAAGTTCGCGTTGCTTCTCAGTTCCTCCGTAGCCTCGGGCTCTTTCCCACACTCTTCCACGTAGATGTCATAGAGCTTTTCAAACAGAGAGGCTGCCCCACTCGACGAGCATTTCCTTTTAGGAGGCCTCTGCTGGGCACTCGCGATGACATAGTCCGCACGGTCCAGAGCTCGTTCTACGGCCTGCTGCATCGTGCTGCAAAAGGGGTCctacaaagaagagaaaacccacGCGCCCTGAGGCCTCTACTTACCGTCTCTCACGTCAGAGTCTCACAAGCGCCGCAACTACACAGTGGGAGCCACCACTAGTTTAACTTAAAAATTGATACTAAGAAACCCGCCAACAAGAAAGTAACATACGGAATTTTCACAAGTCCCCTCAAATACCTGTATCTGGATAGGCTGAAGCCTCTGCACCGGGCCTTTCCTCAGTCCGCCTCGCGTCGTTGCCCTCGATTAGGCCGGAAGTCGACGCGGAGGGGTCAAGCTACACTGCGTTTTGTGCGCCTGCGTGTTCCCTCGGGCAG belongs to Canis lupus familiaris isolate Mischka breed German Shepherd chromosome X, alternate assembly UU_Cfam_GSD_1.0, whole genome shotgun sequence and includes:
- the LOC102153942 gene encoding transcription factor SPT20 homolog, whose translation is MQQAVERALDRADYVIASAQQRPPKRKCSSSGAASLFEKLYDIYVEECGKEPEATEELRSNANLLEKLVRRESLACLVVNLHPGGEGYSLMLEGKQGSCSETIRLPYEEGELLEYLDAEELPPALVDLLEQSQVNIFHCGCVIAQVRDYRQCSHGEPAGYQTRHVLLRPTMQTLACDMQSITSDGQQWTEEEKLLLESQLILATAEPLCLDPSLSVACAANRLLYNKQKMNTRPMKRSFRRYSAPSLTRQQELSQYLPPPELRVLTSFKKSKESKTSENSDFIISKADYSVDTWKQRPCDLAIPSEVDVQKYVKWEKFVKYDNSKSTVLPAHEVKDDSVFGYEGGDESQTTKATFMKSLNDPLISGKRKRRKKVRNERPMSPPHPSTDDHSNNVLPGSKSDTEVVIIQSEVLVHQKAQCPVTTSSYSSSGSASPSRLPPEKETEQPKILSFQSSVLGKGVRHPSTTIKLPSSSGKNLSGDSFTPLQGSSFLKSPSPVLASKLPGLSQKSSTDVIRVTMLPPASLSTTSSSQRPLAPQVTADSSGQNIIKVVGPRYGVQALGSGSGSGQGSTSGTTAPSGTKPSSLPSGAQPPQAPSQVGVQFILKIASNIRPVTVLQLPESSLLLNTQQQPQQQWLYQLIPQQPQQPTTSSQQPTTSCPQQPVPQGSSAEGSSGQRAASSAQQDIVLNLPGAGSFLQPQAAVVVPLGSVESQKTSEQSHPGQTVQLSPASQPQPKQQVQLRILQGPVAVATAVAQTAQLHPLSEQTANQSKGKMKRSTSTTPES